The Terracoccus luteus genome includes a region encoding these proteins:
- a CDS encoding RluA family pseudouridine synthase — MPEVRTVLVPEGLEGERVDAGVARLFGVSRTRAAELAAGGHVVLDGRTAGKSDRLGSGAMLEVSLPTAGEQRPGPVVRPEAVPGMRIVHDDDDIVVVDKPVGVAAHPSVGWEGPDVVSGLAAAGYRISTSGAAERQGIVSRLDVGTSGLMVVAKSEYAYSRLKQAFRSRTVDKTYHALVQGLPDPLVGTVDAPIGRHPGHDYKFAVMKSGKPSVTHYEVIEAFRRASLLEVHLETGRTHQIRVHFAALKHPCCGDPMYGADPTLSARLGLDRQWLHAMGLGFEHPGTGEYVHFESRYPADLQHALDVAATF, encoded by the coding sequence ATGCCTGAGGTGCGCACCGTGCTCGTGCCCGAGGGGCTCGAGGGCGAGCGGGTGGATGCCGGCGTGGCCCGTCTCTTCGGGGTCAGCCGCACCCGCGCGGCCGAGCTCGCCGCCGGCGGCCACGTCGTGCTCGACGGCAGGACGGCGGGCAAAAGCGACCGGCTCGGCTCCGGGGCGATGCTCGAGGTCTCCCTCCCCACGGCCGGGGAGCAGCGACCCGGCCCGGTCGTGCGGCCCGAGGCCGTGCCCGGCATGCGCATCGTGCACGACGACGACGACATCGTCGTCGTCGACAAGCCCGTCGGGGTGGCCGCGCACCCGAGCGTCGGCTGGGAGGGCCCCGACGTCGTCTCCGGCCTCGCCGCCGCGGGCTACCGCATCTCGACGTCCGGGGCGGCCGAGCGTCAGGGCATCGTCAGCCGCCTCGACGTCGGCACCTCGGGCCTCATGGTCGTGGCCAAGAGCGAGTACGCGTACTCCCGCCTCAAGCAGGCCTTCCGCAGCCGCACGGTCGACAAGACCTACCACGCGCTCGTCCAGGGCCTGCCCGACCCGCTCGTCGGCACCGTCGACGCCCCCATCGGTCGCCACCCCGGTCACGACTACAAGTTCGCCGTCATGAAGAGCGGCAAGCCGTCGGTGACGCACTACGAGGTGATCGAGGCCTTCCGGCGCGCCAGCCTGCTCGAGGTCCACCTCGAGACCGGCCGCACGCACCAGATCCGCGTGCACTTCGCCGCGCTCAAGCACCCCTGCTGCGGCGACCCGATGTACGGCGCCGACCCGACCCTCTCCGCCCGCCTCGGCCTCGACCGGCAGTGGCTGCACGCGATGGGCCTCGGCTTCGAGCACCCCGGTACGGGCGAGTACGTGCACTTCGAGAGCCGGTACCCGGCCGACCTGCAGCACGCGCTCGACGTCGCCGCCACCTTCTGA
- the dnaE gene encoding DNA polymerase III subunit alpha, protein MSTQSAAPNDPSFVHLHVHTEYSMLDGAARIGDLFSEAARMGMPALATTDHGYVFGAYEFWKKAQGTGVKPIIGVEAYITPGTHRTDRTKISWGDGGRDDISGGGAYTHMTMLAQDNVGMHNLFRMTSIASLDQVYTKWPRIDRELLSTYGKGLIVTTGCPSSEIQTRLRFGQYDEARQTASDLRDIFGAENVYCELMDHGLDIERRVQKDLIRLARDLKLPLVATNDLHYTKAEDARAHAALLCVQSGSTLMDPGRFKFDADDFYLKSAAEMRHVWRELPEACDNTLEIAERCEVSFTEGEGRYMPRFPCPEGESETSWFIKEVETGLRRRFPDGVPDYAVKQAAFEQDVIVSKGYPGYFLVVADFINWAKRNGIRVGPGRGSGAGSMCAYAMGITDLDPVPHGLIFERFLNPERMSMPDFDVDFDERRRGEVIRYVTEKYGSERVAQIVTYGTIKAKQAVKDAARVMGHPFSVGEQLTKAMPPDVMGKGVPLAEIYNPEHKRYNEGGDFRALVQTEPYFQEVVETAKGLEGLKRQWGVHAAGVIMSSEPLVDVIPIMKRLQDGQVITQFDYPSCESLGLVKMDFLGLRNLTILDDAIDNIRSNRDEEIDLDALSKDMTDRATYELLGRGDTLGVFQLDGGGMRALLRLMQPDNFEDISAALALYRPGPMGVNAHTNFALRKNGKQELTPLDPQLAGKLQQEMVDALDPILGMTYGLVIYQEQVMEIAQKLAGYTLGNADLLRRAMGKKKKEVLDAEYVPFSEGMKAQGFTEASIAALWGVLVPFSDYAFNKAHTAAYGLVSYWTAYLKANYPAEYMAALLTSVRDDKDKSALYLNECRHMGIKVLPPDVNESVANFAAVGTDIRFGLAAIRNVGLPVVEAIVRSREEKGAYGSFKDFLSKVPAVVCNKRTIESLIKGGAFDSLGESRRGMVEVHERYIDALVEVKKQEAIGQDSLFGALMGDVDDAGGGAGAFDGLPPVPTMEWDKASLLSFEREMLGLYVSDHPLFGIEHILATHADTSIASLMGDDPKPDGTPVTVAGLITSLQLKRTKKGDLWAIATVEDLDGAVECLFFPSSYMMFSTMLAQDTVCAVKGRVSARDDSISIFAQELTLPDIKEGPRGPVVLSMPVAQVTTARAERLKEILREHPGATEVQLRLVQPGRSVLMSLGDGHRVTATSALFGDLKAQFGPAVLG, encoded by the coding sequence ATGTCGACCCAGAGCGCCGCCCCGAACGACCCGAGCTTCGTCCACCTCCACGTGCACACGGAGTACTCGATGCTCGACGGGGCCGCCCGCATCGGTGACCTCTTCAGCGAGGCGGCCCGCATGGGGATGCCGGCCCTCGCCACGACCGACCACGGCTACGTCTTCGGCGCCTACGAGTTCTGGAAGAAGGCGCAGGGCACCGGCGTCAAGCCGATCATCGGCGTCGAGGCGTACATCACCCCGGGCACCCACCGCACCGACCGCACGAAGATCAGCTGGGGCGACGGTGGGCGCGACGACATCTCCGGTGGCGGTGCCTACACCCACATGACGATGCTCGCGCAGGACAACGTGGGCATGCACAACCTCTTCCGGATGACCTCGATCGCGAGCCTCGACCAGGTCTACACGAAGTGGCCCCGCATCGACCGCGAGCTGCTCTCGACCTACGGCAAGGGCCTCATCGTCACGACGGGCTGCCCGAGCAGCGAGATCCAGACCCGGCTGCGCTTCGGCCAGTACGACGAGGCCCGCCAGACGGCATCCGACCTGCGTGACATCTTCGGCGCCGAGAACGTCTACTGCGAGCTCATGGACCACGGGCTCGACATCGAGCGGCGCGTGCAGAAGGACCTCATCCGTCTCGCCCGCGACCTCAAGCTGCCGCTCGTGGCCACGAACGACCTGCACTACACCAAGGCCGAGGACGCCCGGGCCCACGCCGCCCTGCTCTGCGTGCAGTCGGGCAGCACCCTCATGGACCCGGGCCGTTTCAAGTTCGACGCCGACGACTTCTACCTCAAGTCGGCCGCCGAGATGCGCCACGTGTGGCGCGAGCTGCCCGAGGCGTGCGACAACACCCTCGAGATCGCCGAGCGCTGCGAGGTCTCCTTCACCGAGGGCGAGGGGCGCTACATGCCCCGTTTCCCCTGCCCCGAGGGTGAGAGCGAGACCTCGTGGTTCATCAAGGAGGTCGAGACCGGGCTGCGTCGCCGGTTCCCCGACGGCGTGCCCGACTACGCCGTCAAGCAGGCCGCCTTCGAGCAGGACGTCATCGTCTCCAAGGGCTACCCGGGCTACTTCCTCGTCGTCGCCGACTTCATCAACTGGGCCAAGCGCAACGGCATCCGGGTGGGTCCGGGGCGCGGGTCGGGCGCAGGCTCGATGTGCGCGTACGCCATGGGCATCACCGACCTCGACCCAGTGCCCCACGGCCTCATCTTCGAGCGCTTCCTCAACCCGGAGCGCATGTCGATGCCCGACTTCGACGTCGACTTCGACGAGCGCCGGCGCGGTGAGGTCATCCGCTACGTCACCGAGAAGTACGGCTCGGAGCGCGTCGCCCAGATCGTCACCTACGGCACCATCAAGGCCAAGCAGGCCGTCAAGGACGCCGCCCGCGTCATGGGGCACCCCTTCAGCGTCGGCGAGCAGCTGACGAAGGCGATGCCACCGGACGTCATGGGCAAGGGCGTGCCCCTCGCCGAGATCTACAACCCCGAGCACAAGCGGTACAACGAGGGCGGCGACTTCCGCGCGCTCGTGCAGACCGAGCCGTACTTCCAGGAGGTCGTCGAGACCGCGAAGGGCCTCGAGGGCCTGAAGCGCCAGTGGGGCGTGCACGCCGCCGGCGTCATCATGAGCAGCGAGCCGCTCGTCGACGTCATCCCGATCATGAAGCGGCTGCAGGACGGCCAGGTCATCACCCAGTTCGACTACCCGAGCTGCGAGTCGCTCGGCCTGGTCAAGATGGACTTCCTCGGGCTGCGCAACCTCACCATCCTCGACGACGCCATCGACAACATCCGCAGCAACCGCGACGAGGAGATCGACCTCGACGCGCTGTCGAAGGACATGACCGACCGGGCGACGTACGAGCTGCTCGGCCGCGGTGACACCCTCGGCGTCTTCCAGCTCGACGGCGGCGGCATGCGGGCGCTGCTGCGCCTCATGCAGCCCGACAACTTCGAGGACATCTCGGCCGCCCTCGCGCTTTACCGACCCGGCCCGATGGGTGTCAACGCCCACACGAACTTCGCCCTGCGCAAGAACGGCAAGCAGGAGCTGACCCCGCTGGACCCCCAGCTGGCGGGCAAGCTGCAGCAGGAGATGGTCGACGCCCTCGACCCCATCCTCGGCATGACGTACGGCCTGGTGATCTACCAGGAGCAGGTCATGGAGATCGCGCAGAAGCTCGCCGGGTACACCCTCGGCAACGCCGACCTGCTGCGCCGGGCCATGGGCAAGAAGAAGAAGGAGGTGCTCGACGCCGAGTACGTGCCCTTCTCCGAGGGCATGAAGGCGCAGGGCTTCACCGAGGCCTCGATCGCGGCCCTCTGGGGCGTGCTCGTCCCCTTCTCCGACTACGCGTTCAACAAGGCCCACACCGCGGCCTACGGGCTCGTCTCGTACTGGACCGCGTACCTCAAGGCCAACTACCCGGCCGAGTACATGGCCGCCCTGCTCACGAGCGTGCGCGACGACAAGGACAAGTCGGCGCTCTACCTCAACGAGTGCCGGCACATGGGCATCAAGGTGCTGCCGCCCGACGTCAACGAGTCGGTGGCCAACTTCGCCGCCGTCGGCACCGACATCCGCTTCGGTCTCGCCGCCATCCGCAACGTCGGCCTGCCCGTCGTCGAGGCCATCGTCAGGTCTCGCGAGGAGAAGGGCGCCTACGGCTCGTTCAAGGACTTCCTGTCCAAGGTGCCGGCGGTCGTCTGCAACAAGCGCACCATCGAGTCGCTCATCAAGGGTGGCGCCTTCGACTCGCTCGGCGAGAGCCGCCGCGGCATGGTCGAGGTGCACGAGCGGTACATCGACGCCCTCGTCGAGGTCAAGAAGCAGGAGGCCATCGGCCAGGACAGCCTCTTCGGGGCCCTCATGGGCGACGTCGACGACGCCGGCGGGGGAGCGGGCGCCTTCGACGGACTCCCGCCCGTGCCGACGATGGAGTGGGACAAGGCCAGCCTCCTCTCGTTCGAGCGAGAGATGCTCGGTCTCTACGTCAGCGACCACCCGCTCTTCGGCATCGAGCACATCCTCGCCACCCACGCCGACACCTCGATCGCCTCGCTCATGGGCGACGACCCCAAGCCCGACGGCACGCCCGTCACGGTGGCCGGTCTCATCACGAGCCTGCAGCTGAAGCGGACGAAGAAGGGCGACCTCTGGGCCATCGCGACGGTCGAGGACCTCGACGGCGCCGTCGAGTGCCTGTTCTTCCCGTCGTCGTACATGATGTTCTCGACGATGCTGGCCCAGGACACCGTCTGCGCCGTCAAGGGCCGGGTCAGCGCGCGCGACGACTCCATCTCGATCTTCGCGCAGGAGCTCACCCTCCCCGACATCAAGGAGGGCCCGCGCGGACCGGTCGTGCTCTCGATGCCGGTGGCCCAGGTGACGACGGCGCGGGCCGAGCGCCTCAAGGAGATCCTGCGCGAGCACCCCGGGGCGACCGAGGTGCAGCTGCGGCTCGTGCAGCCGGGCCGCTCGGTGCTCATGTCCCTCGGCGACGGACACCGGGTCACGGCCACGTCCGCGCTGTTCGGCGACCTCAAGGCCCAGTTCGGGCCGGCCGTCCTGGGCTGA
- a CDS encoding winged helix DNA-binding domain-containing protein yields MHARVTTAFRRQRMAALGLAPALGDAAAPASALDVVRALGALQAQDHGSGVWSLGVRSGLTAADLAEAVDRREIVRTWPMRGTIHWVAAEDARWMCRLLASPRAGALVSRYAQLGITEAGIERSGELFETHLREPMSRPDVVALLVEHGIDPTDQRAYHLVGHHCMTGLLCQGPLIGRQPSFVLIDSWVPRPLAPGREEAMATVVERYVRGHGPVTEKDVAGWMLRPLGFTREALALLGDRLEREEVDGTTWLTNADAGPASGGGHPDAGVHLLPQWDELLLGYRSRDVSLPPERFRAVVPGRNMVFKPTLVVDGEVAGTWRRVARRGGVVVEVSPFAAMSARRRRQLEAAAQGYGRFLGTDVELAVLDPDAA; encoded by the coding sequence GTGCACGCCCGGGTCACGACGGCGTTCCGCCGTCAGCGGATGGCCGCGCTCGGGCTGGCCCCGGCCCTCGGCGACGCGGCGGCACCGGCATCCGCCCTCGACGTCGTGCGGGCGCTCGGCGCGCTGCAGGCCCAGGACCACGGCTCGGGCGTCTGGTCGCTCGGTGTGCGCTCGGGGCTCACGGCCGCCGATCTCGCGGAGGCGGTGGACCGCCGCGAGATCGTGCGCACGTGGCCCATGCGCGGCACGATCCACTGGGTCGCCGCCGAGGACGCCCGCTGGATGTGCCGGCTGCTGGCGTCCCCGCGCGCCGGCGCGCTCGTGTCGAGGTACGCCCAGCTCGGCATCACCGAGGCCGGCATCGAGCGCAGCGGTGAGCTGTTCGAGACCCACCTGCGTGAGCCGATGAGCCGGCCCGACGTCGTCGCGCTGCTCGTCGAGCACGGCATCGACCCGACCGACCAGCGCGCCTACCACCTCGTCGGCCACCACTGCATGACCGGCCTGCTGTGCCAGGGGCCCCTCATCGGTCGCCAGCCGAGCTTCGTGCTCATCGACTCCTGGGTGCCGCGCCCCCTCGCGCCCGGGCGGGAGGAGGCGATGGCCACGGTCGTGGAGCGGTACGTGCGGGGGCACGGTCCCGTGACGGAGAAGGACGTCGCCGGCTGGATGCTGCGCCCGCTCGGTTTCACCCGGGAGGCGCTGGCGCTGCTGGGCGACCGCCTCGAGCGCGAGGAGGTCGACGGGACGACGTGGCTCACGAACGCCGACGCCGGACCCGCCTCCGGGGGTGGTCACCCCGATGCCGGCGTGCACCTGCTGCCGCAGTGGGACGAGCTGCTGCTCGGGTACCGCTCCCGTGACGTGTCGCTGCCACCCGAGCGCTTCCGGGCCGTCGTGCCCGGCCGCAACATGGTCTTCAAGCCCACCCTCGTCGTCGACGGTGAGGTCGCCGGCACGTGGCGTCGCGTCGCCCGCCGTGGCGGGGTGGTCGTCGAGGTCAGCCCCTTCGCCGCGATGTCCGCCCGGCGACGGCGGCAGCTCGAGGCCGCGGCCCAGGGGTACGGGCGCTTCCTCGGCACGGACGTCGAGCTGGCGGTGCTCGACCCGGACGCCGCGTGA
- a CDS encoding pseudouridine synthase, producing the protein MARGGIPASPLPPRQGVDAQRYRMPQGGPWRTLRDHLVERLAAGLSADEVDRMLREGEFVDASGRPVPADAAFVPRSVVWAHRDLPTEPPLAEDVVVRHRDERLVVVDKPHDMATMPRGDHVAGSALARARVVTGLDRLAPAHRLDRPTAGVLLLTTEQRWRGAYQSLFAQGRVHKEYLAVAPVRDDLELPLVRRTRLLKEHGVHQAREVPGEPNADTLVELLEQCDGLGLYRLTPRTGRTHQLRAQLSGLGIPIVGDPLYPVDRTPPPGTVRDAETPALQLVSAVLAFDDPVDGTPRRFTTRRSLSTWPPRREDD; encoded by the coding sequence GTGGCCAGGGGAGGCATCCCCGCCTCGCCGCTGCCGCCGCGGCAGGGGGTCGACGCGCAGCGCTACCGGATGCCGCAGGGCGGTCCGTGGCGCACGCTGCGCGACCACCTCGTCGAGCGTCTCGCGGCCGGCCTGTCGGCGGACGAGGTAGACCGGATGCTGCGGGAGGGCGAGTTCGTCGACGCCTCAGGGCGACCCGTGCCGGCCGACGCGGCCTTCGTGCCCCGCTCGGTCGTGTGGGCGCACCGTGACCTGCCCACCGAGCCGCCGCTCGCCGAGGACGTCGTCGTGCGGCACCGCGACGAGCGGCTCGTCGTCGTCGACAAGCCCCACGACATGGCGACGATGCCGCGCGGTGACCACGTCGCCGGCAGCGCCCTCGCCCGGGCCCGGGTCGTCACCGGCCTCGACCGGCTCGCCCCCGCCCACCGCCTCGACCGGCCGACGGCGGGGGTGCTGCTGCTGACGACCGAGCAGCGGTGGCGCGGCGCGTACCAGTCGCTGTTCGCGCAGGGGCGCGTGCACAAGGAGTACCTCGCCGTGGCGCCGGTGCGCGACGACCTGGAGCTGCCCCTCGTGCGCCGCACCCGGCTGCTCAAGGAGCACGGCGTGCACCAGGCCCGCGAGGTGCCCGGCGAGCCCAACGCCGACACCCTCGTCGAGCTGCTCGAGCAGTGCGACGGTCTGGGCCTCTACCGGCTGACCCCGCGCACGGGGCGCACCCACCAGCTGCGCGCCCAGCTGAGCGGTCTCGGCATCCCCATCGTCGGCGACCCGCTCTACCCGGTCGACCGCACCCCACCGCCCGGCACCGTGCGCGACGCGGAAACCCCTGCGCTGCAGCTGGTCTCGGCGGTGCTCGCCTTCGACGACCCCGTCGACGGTACGCCGCGCCGCTTCACCACCCGCCGCTCCCTCTCCACCTGGCCGCCCCGTCGAGAGGACGATTGA
- a CDS encoding SSI family serine proteinase inhibitor produces MTTARAMAASLLLVAGATTACGTSTPGPDAGGTTVQGTNDGSSTTATTATTGGRLVVTVTDGAGASPRRTTLACDPVGGDHPDAAAACAALAAASDGGRDPFAPTPADAVCTQLYGGPQTATVTGTWRGAPVDARFDRTNGCEISRWDALGALLGRGGA; encoded by the coding sequence GTGACGACCGCCCGGGCCATGGCCGCCTCGCTGCTGCTCGTGGCGGGGGCGACCACCGCGTGCGGCACGTCCACACCCGGACCGGACGCAGGAGGAACCACCGTGCAGGGGACGAACGACGGCAGCAGCACGACGGCGACCACGGCGACCACGGGAGGACGGCTCGTGGTGACGGTCACCGATGGCGCGGGCGCGTCGCCACGCCGGACGACCCTCGCGTGCGACCCCGTCGGAGGCGACCACCCGGACGCGGCGGCGGCGTGCGCCGCGCTGGCGGCCGCGTCCGACGGTGGGCGCGACCCCTTCGCGCCCACCCCGGCCGACGCCGTGTGCACCCAGCTCTACGGCGGTCCGCAGACCGCGACCGTGACGGGCACCTGGCGAGGGGCGCCGGTCGACGCCCGCTTCGACCGCACGAACGGGTGCGAGATCTCGCGCTGGGACGCCCTCGGGGCCCTGCTCGGCCGCGGCGGCGCGTGA
- a CDS encoding S9 family peptidase, whose protein sequence is MEQPPVARRKPVARTHHGDTVEDPYAWMADRGAVEFVDHLALENAWAAQQTAPLQGLADDVFEEFRSRIEETDLSVPVRHDRWWYYTRTVEGEQYAVEARVLVADHPDRPALTEGRPPAGEQVLLDQNAEAQGQEFFGVGASEVSPAGDLLAYSVDLAGDERYDVRVRRIDTGELLDDAVRRTGGSLAFSLDGRHLFYTRVDDAWRPHQVWRHELGTPSEQDVLVHDEPDERFFVGVGTSRDDRWVVIAIGSKTTSEYRLVDASTPLDEPRVVAPRRQGVEYDVEPFGDQLLVVHNAQRVNFELALAPVTCTSVDEWQPLDLTGDDEFVTGAEGFDDFIAVTLRRAGGTGIRIVLRDADAPNGLGEAHDVSFGEPVHTVHVGANPESSTPTIQVVHESLVTPRTVEDYDVRSRTFTLLKQQHVRGGHDLARYRQRREWATAADGTRIPISVVHRDDVEPDGTAPGLLHGYGAYGISSDPWFSVLRLSLLDRGWVFAVAHVRGGSEMGRSWYDDGKLEHKPHTWGDFVACADHLVDGGIVARDRLAAEGGSAGGLLMGVVANEAPDRFAFVHASVPFVDPLTTILDPSMPLTVIEWEEWGNPLEDPEAYRLMKSYSPYENVRPQRYPSLLVTTSLNDTRVYATEPAKWVAALRHALEGVDDARPLLFRTEMAGGHGGQSGRYDTWRQWAWETAVLIDQTTGHPRPDADPPAPA, encoded by the coding sequence ATGGAGCAGCCCCCCGTCGCGCGGCGCAAGCCGGTCGCACGCACCCACCACGGCGACACCGTCGAGGACCCCTACGCGTGGATGGCCGACCGCGGCGCCGTCGAGTTCGTCGACCACCTCGCCCTGGAGAACGCCTGGGCGGCGCAGCAGACCGCCCCGCTCCAGGGCCTCGCCGACGACGTCTTCGAGGAGTTCCGCTCCCGCATCGAGGAGACCGACCTCTCGGTACCGGTGCGGCACGACCGCTGGTGGTACTACACCCGCACCGTCGAGGGCGAGCAGTACGCCGTGGAGGCCCGCGTGCTCGTGGCCGACCACCCTGATCGGCCTGCCCTCACCGAGGGCCGGCCGCCGGCCGGTGAGCAGGTGCTGCTCGACCAGAACGCCGAGGCGCAGGGGCAGGAGTTCTTCGGGGTCGGCGCGAGCGAGGTCAGCCCGGCGGGTGACCTGCTCGCCTACAGCGTCGACCTCGCCGGCGACGAGCGGTACGACGTCCGGGTCCGCCGCATCGACACGGGCGAGCTGCTCGACGACGCGGTCCGGCGCACCGGCGGCTCGCTCGCCTTCTCGCTCGACGGTCGCCACCTGTTCTACACGCGCGTCGACGACGCGTGGCGCCCGCACCAGGTGTGGCGCCACGAGCTCGGGACCCCGTCGGAGCAGGACGTGCTCGTGCACGACGAGCCCGACGAGCGCTTCTTCGTCGGCGTCGGGACGAGCCGCGACGACCGCTGGGTCGTCATCGCCATCGGCAGCAAGACGACGTCCGAGTACCGGCTCGTCGACGCCTCGACCCCGCTCGACGAGCCCCGCGTCGTCGCCCCCCGCCGCCAGGGCGTCGAGTACGACGTCGAGCCGTTCGGCGACCAGCTGCTCGTCGTGCACAACGCCCAGCGGGTCAACTTCGAGCTCGCCCTCGCCCCCGTCACGTGCACGAGCGTCGACGAGTGGCAGCCGCTCGACCTCACCGGCGACGACGAGTTCGTCACCGGTGCGGAGGGATTCGACGACTTCATCGCGGTCACCCTCCGTCGGGCGGGTGGCACCGGCATCCGCATCGTGCTTCGCGACGCCGACGCCCCGAACGGGCTCGGCGAGGCCCACGACGTCTCGTTCGGCGAGCCGGTGCACACCGTGCACGTCGGGGCCAACCCCGAGTCGTCGACCCCGACCATCCAGGTCGTGCACGAGTCGCTCGTGACGCCCCGCACCGTCGAGGACTACGACGTGCGCTCGCGCACCTTCACGCTGCTCAAGCAGCAGCACGTCCGCGGCGGTCACGACCTCGCGCGCTACCGCCAGCGCCGCGAGTGGGCGACCGCGGCCGACGGCACCCGCATCCCGATCTCCGTCGTGCACCGCGACGACGTCGAGCCCGACGGCACCGCGCCCGGGCTGCTGCACGGCTACGGCGCGTACGGCATCAGCAGCGACCCGTGGTTCTCGGTGCTGCGGCTGTCGCTGCTCGACCGTGGCTGGGTCTTCGCCGTCGCGCACGTGCGCGGCGGCTCCGAGATGGGCCGCTCGTGGTACGACGACGGCAAGCTCGAGCACAAGCCCCACACGTGGGGCGACTTCGTCGCCTGTGCCGACCACCTCGTCGACGGCGGCATCGTCGCGCGCGACCGCCTCGCCGCGGAGGGCGGCTCGGCCGGCGGGCTGCTCATGGGCGTCGTCGCCAACGAGGCGCCCGACCGCTTCGCCTTCGTGCACGCGTCGGTGCCCTTCGTCGACCCGCTCACGACGATCCTCGACCCGTCGATGCCGCTGACGGTCATCGAGTGGGAGGAGTGGGGCAACCCGCTCGAGGACCCCGAGGCCTACCGCCTGATGAAGTCGTACTCGCCCTACGAGAACGTGCGTCCGCAGCGCTACCCGAGCCTGCTCGTGACGACGAGCCTCAACGACACCCGCGTCTACGCGACGGAGCCGGCCAAGTGGGTGGCCGCGCTGCGGCACGCGCTCGAGGGCGTCGACGACGCCCGCCCGCTGCTGTTCCGCACCGAGATGGCCGGCGGCCACGGCGGCCAGTCGGGCCGCTACGACACGTGGCGCCAGTGGGCCTGGGAGACCGCCGTCCTCATCGACCAGACGACGGGCCACCCCCGACCGGATGCCGACCCGCCCGCCCCCGCCTGA
- a CDS encoding DedA family protein translates to MGEVGDVAGAMLHALQAAMLSPWLYAILVGLAVLDVFFPLVPSETALLLAGTYAATAGPEPVLVVAAGALGAVLGDLGAYGLARALGAGLLDRARPGSHADRAHTWARTATERRGAAVLVGARFVPFGRTAVTMTMGATRYPLRGFVAFDVLASVVWASFHCTAGYVGGVTFSEHPVVGVLCGMTIAVTVGALVEVLGRRRDRAAAAAATPAPEPAPSPPRARP, encoded by the coding sequence ATGGGGGAGGTCGGGGACGTCGCGGGGGCGATGCTGCACGCGCTGCAGGCCGCCATGCTCTCCCCGTGGCTCTACGCCATCCTCGTCGGGCTCGCCGTGCTCGACGTCTTTTTCCCCCTCGTGCCGAGCGAGACCGCGTTGCTGCTCGCCGGCACCTACGCGGCGACGGCCGGCCCGGAGCCGGTGCTCGTCGTGGCGGCGGGGGCGCTCGGCGCCGTGCTCGGCGACCTCGGCGCCTACGGGCTCGCGCGGGCCCTCGGCGCCGGCCTGCTCGACCGTGCCCGCCCCGGCTCGCACGCCGACCGCGCGCACACCTGGGCCCGCACCGCCACCGAGCGCCGCGGGGCGGCCGTGCTCGTCGGGGCGCGCTTCGTGCCGTTCGGTCGCACCGCCGTGACGATGACGATGGGCGCGACCCGGTACCCCCTGCGCGGCTTCGTCGCCTTCGACGTCCTCGCGAGCGTCGTGTGGGCGAGCTTCCACTGCACGGCCGGCTACGTCGGCGGGGTCACCTTCAGTGAGCACCCCGTCGTCGGCGTCCTGTGCGGCATGACCATCGCCGTCACGGTCGGAGCGCTCGTCGAGGTGCTCGGTCGCCGGCGCGACCGCGCCGCTGCCGCTGCCGCGACTCCCGCCCCTGAGCCCGCCCCGAGCCCGCCCCGAGCCCGCCCCTGA